DNA from Terriglobia bacterium:
TGCGCGAGGCCCTCAGCCTGACGCTGTGGACGTTGCACATCACGTAGGGTTGTGACGAGTTCCATTTCCCTGAAACATCTTGGCAGATAGCATCACAAGACAGCTTGGCCGCGAAGCACTCGAAGGCGCACGAAGTCATTTGCCCTTCGTGAACTTTCGTGTCCTTCGTGGTTAGCTTTTTTCAGGGAGGAACTGATGTCTCATAAACCGGGCACACCCGCGCCCAAGTCGGGCATTTACTGGTGCAGCGTCTGCAAAACTCCAGCCCAATTCAAAGAGGGCGACAACCTGCCCAACTGCAGGAATCTCTGCGGACGGGGCTACTGGGAGTTCGTAAAGGAAGAGGAGAAAAAATAAGGGAAGCATTCCCTTGTGTCCAATAAATTGGACGCCTGACGAAGTCAGCGAACAGTCGCCCCTACCGCAGTAGTGCCTGGAGAAGTTGCAAACCATGCAAAAGAAGCTGATGCTGTGCAGCGTTATTCCCATCATCCTCTTCCTTGCAGTTCTTCCGTCCCTCGGCCAGTCACCGGAGAATCGCGCCACCCTTGTGATCGTGGATTCTCGCGATCCTAATCTTTGGGATTATCGGGTCAGGTTCTATGACGAAACCGGAGCGGAAGTGGCTACGATGAAACACTGTCAAATTGTCCGCCTGAGCCTGACGCCAGGGCCGCACAAGTTCTGGTCCAATAAAGGGAAGAAGAAAGCGATAACCTTTAGCGCTGTCGCCGGCGAGACATACTACGCTGCGGGTGGGCTCAAGAATCCTCTCTCACAGTTTATGAGGTTTGACTTTGACCTGGTCACTCGAGCGGAAGCCGAATCCTGGGCCAGCAAGTGCAAACTCCCCGCGTCGACTCTCGACGCCGAAGCCCCCAAAGCTGTGCCGCAGCCCTGATGCTTACCGATCACTCCAGATACTACGGTCCAGTCTGCCCACTCCCTACCAGCCATCAATCCACCGGCCCTCCAAAGAGAAACCGGCACCCTATCAGGCGTGCCGGCTTGTTCTACGCATTCGCGGCACCTCCCCGAAGGTACCGGTTCTTTGTAAGAACGTACTTACCTTAAATGCCAAAATGGGAACAGGAGCAAGGAATCCGCTTTTGTTCCGAATTCGGAACAAAAGCCAGCGCCGAGACTCCAGATTCCAGTCGCCCGACGTTCGCCCCAATTGCTTCTGTGAGATGCCCCGCGCCGCCAGAGGTCTACGACATCAGCAACAAACCATATCCAAGCGTCAAGCACGCCGCCAACGCTGTACTGATGAAATTGACCGAGTCGTTGCCCAGCCTTCCCGGCCGCTGCAGCGTCGCGCCGAGAACGCTGTCGAACAGCATCCCCACCACTCCGGCAATCATGGCCGGAAAGATCCAATAATCCGAGATCACATTCAATGACGCCGCCACTGCCGCGATGATCCACGCCGCAATGATGCCCGCCAGGGTCCCCTGGAACGTGATTCCGCCATCTGCACCCGCCGCAACCGAGTGCAAATTGGTGATGAGGTGCGACCGCCGGGCGACGGCTTTACCAATCTCGCTGGAGACTGTATCGGATGCCGCCTCGCACAGCGCTGCAGTCATCGCTGCGAACAGCAGCGGTGCGACTCGCGGAGAGAAGATGGCCGGAACCGCGACTATCGCGGCGGCTGAGAGGTTGGCGAGCACCTGATAACCCCGCCGTCCACCTTTCAGTTCGGCGATCCCCGCCGCCAGTTTCCGATGCTGGCCGAAATGTGTCGCGAACAGCGTCAGCGCGAAGACCACGAGAACCGTTACGAAGCCTCCGTAACCAGCAGCCGTGGCGATAAAGAAGGTACAGAGGAAGCCGGCGAGGGCTCCGCGGGCGGTTACCCCGCGCATTCCCCATGCCAGGAGTGCGAACACAATAGTAACGGCGAACGCGGGTAGGACCCGCGCCAAGGCTGCAATTTCGCCCGTTAACGGCGCTACAAACAGGCTGTTATGGGTCATAACAGCGGCTAAAAAGACGGTTGGCGGCAAAGATTCCACTCCGCCGCATCCTATCAGACTGTATTTGCGCCGGGCGAATTCGTGTATATAATTCCCGGGCACTGTGGGGAAAACTATGCCTGCCTCAGTTTGGACGGGGTATCTGACCTTCGGCCTCATTTCCATGCCCGTGCGCCTGTTTTCCGGCGCGCGCGACGAACGTGTCTCTTTCCACATGCTTCACCGCAAGGACCTCTCGCGCGTGAAGCAGCAGCTCATCTGCGCCGAAGACGGCGAAGTCGTCGAACGCGACGACATCGTCAAAGGCTACGAGTTCCGCAAGGGCGAATATGTCGTCATCGATCCCGAGGAGATCAAGAGGATCGAGCCGAAGACCGCCAAGGCCATGGAGATCCTCGAGTTCGTTCCCTCCAGCGAAGTCGATCCGCTCTACTTCGACGCCTCTTACTACCTGCGTCCCGAAGAGGCCGGTAAGCGTCCGTACGCGCTGCTCAGCAAGGCCATGGAGCAGACCAGGTACGTTGCCATCGCGAAACTCACCATGCACAACCGCGAATACACGGTCTTCCTCCGTCCGCACGAAGGCGGATTGATGCTGCACACCATGTACTACGAAGACGAAGTTCGTCACATGGAGGAGACCGGAACCGAGAACGTCGAGCTGAAAGAAGCCGAGGTCAAAATCGCGCACCAGCTCATTGAGGCTCTCGCCGCCGACTTCGAGCCGGAAAAGTATCACGACACCTTCCAGGAAAACCTGAAAGAGTTGATCCAGGCGAAGCTCGAAGGCAAAGAAGTCGCCGAAGTCGAGAAGCCGAAGAAGATGGAACCCGCCGTCGACCTCATGTCAGCACTGAAAGCGAGCCTCGACAAAATGGATAAGAAGAAGCCGCAGCGCGTCGAGCATGTCGAAGCCGCCGAGCGAACCCACGCCGCAGCAAAAAAGAAGCCGGGGAAGAAGCGCGGAGCCGCGTAAATTCAATCTGGAGGTCCCGTCCCGGCTTGGATGGGGCGGAGTAGTTTCTTGACGGATCTTCCCGGACGGGAAAATTCCCATTCGTTCTCCGCTTCCTTGCTGTAGTGTCGGGTTCAAATTCCACGAGGCCTTCCTGAACCCCAAAACTCCGTAGTGTCTTAACCATCCAAAACTACTGTCACGGCGATATGGCGAGGGACTTTCCCGGCGCGCATAATAGAGAATGCGCATCCTTTTCATTCAGTAGGAGGCCTCTTGAACTCAGCGCGCGGAGCTGCCGGTTGGACGTCGTTGCCAATTCTGATCAGTGCCGTGACGTTCGGAATCGTTCTTTTGCTGGCGCCGTCGTGCCTGGCTTCGCAAGAACCTCCGTGCCACAACGGCTCGGGGAAGGCCGAGTTTCTCTCCCATCATTCCGGGCTCCTGGTCTTCCGCGCCGGAATGACAATAGATGCCGACGGCAGTCCTCACGCGTATTCTCCCGTACCCGGCGCAGGTCTCGACGCGCTGCATAACGCCGGTAGCCCGGGGCATTGGGACGGGATTTTGACCGATGACGGCGAGCCTGTCGTGCAAGGCCCCGACGATCCCGCACCCGGCTACTACATCTCGCAAACGGCGCTCGAAGACGAAAGCCAGTCCAGCAGAAGCCAGCGACGATTCGTCAACTCAGAAGAGATCCCCTACATTTCTCTGCCTCGTTGCATTTCCGGGCCGCGGTTGGGCGACGTCGCGATCGTCGTCAACAGCCATAACGGACGATGGAGCCCAGCAATCCTCGCCGACGAAGGCCCGACCACAGGCGAAGGCTCCATCGCTTTGGCTAAAGCGCTGGACGTGAACGCTGACCCGTTACACGGGGGGATCGATGGCGGCATCGTCTACATCGTTTTCAAAAAGTCGGGTATCGGTAGTGCAATGGGAACCGACGATATGCTCAAAATCGTTCAGGACAAACTGGCCGATCCCGATATCCAGGACTCAGTCAGCGACGCCGTCGGTTCCATCCTCGACGTCAGTGCAATGCTGGAACCGGGCGGAGGCGACGTCCAGGCTTCCGACACCGCCGAGCCTGCCGAGTAGTCCCTCGATCCACCTCGTACCTGAGCCTCAAACAATTCCGTCATCCCGAGAGCAGCGCGTTTCTTGCGCGGAGTCGAGGTGACCCGCATGTCCCTCCGTATCACCACGAATCTGCTTTAGAAACAGAAACGGCGCCCGCGAAGGAGCGCCGCCACAACTGCTCAAGTCACGACTATGTCCGCGAAATCTGCGCAGCGGGACGTGGCTGCGGGGGACCAGCCACGTCCCTCCCGATAAAGGTCCAATTAAGAGCTGTGGACCCGTGAGTCGGTTAGAACTCTTCTAACAAAAGGTTCATCCGTTTGTAAAGAAACGTTAACTCCCGGTTTCGAAGGTCAGAGTTACGAAGGTACTCCGTACCCCATCCTGGCGTCCTTTTGCCAGGAGTACTTTCCCGAGGAACAGAGAAACGGCGCCCGCGAAGGAGCGCCGCCACAACTGCTTCAAGTCAGGACTATGTCCCAAAACAAGTGTAAGTCGCGCGACCGCGATCTCCGCAAGGGAACCGGAGAGAAAATCTTGTACAGTTCCAAAACGGGAACTTAATCAGCATTCATGTGGGTCCTGTCATTCGTTGGGGCAGGCCTTCAGGCCTGCGAAAACTCACCGCAACAAGTTCCCGTCATCCCGAGACCAGCCGCGCTGCTGTTGCGCGGCGGAGTCGAGGTGACCTGCATTTCTCTCTGTGTTACCACCAGTCTGCTTTAGAAACATAAAGGTTGTAGCCCAGGTATCTCCTCACCTTTTGTGCCCCACGTTCGCGCCCCGCCTTTGGACGCTAACGTGGGCAGACAAACTCAAGGGGTATGGTTCGCTGGCGGTTTAGAGTTGCTGGATGTGGGTAGCTGGATAGATTACGATATGCCCTGTTATCAACCACAATCTAATTATGTAATGAAATTCATTCGCATTTCTGCCTTCACTAGAGTTACGATTTCCGAAATTGGTAGGAGGCTCCGAATGCGCTTTCCATCATTACTCGCGGCAGTCGTTCTAACTGTGTCGTTCGCATTCGGTCAAGCTAACGAGTGCGAAACCGCAAAACCGTCCGGCATCAGAACTCTTGATGGGGTTGTTGTGCAGAGGGTCGTCTTGCAGGGAAATTGGGGTCGAACCGACGCAACAGTCTTGCTGCCGTCTGATGAGATCGTAAAGGCGGCCATCGTCTTCTCTCACTCAAAAATCCATCCGCATGGTGAGGCGCCTACCGATTTGCTTCCCATGGCGCTTACACTTGCTCGCGCTGGCGCAGCCATAATCGTCCCAAACCGTTCGTTGGAGTGGCCGCCGAATGACTCCTCGACGAATCGCGAAGGCGCTGTCGTGGAGTGTGCGGCTCATTGGATTGTTAAGAATACAAAAGTGCCAAATGCTGGGATGCCGATCACAAACCGCGAAGGTGGTGTGACTCATTGGGTTTATGGTTACGTGGGGCCACGCGTGTGTAAATCAACCGCATCACCTGACTGCGAATTGTCTAATCCGTTGCTGACTGACGGCTATCATTCCGCAACGATTCCTGTCGGGGAACCGGAGAATGGCTCGACGAAGAGTATCCTCAGTGACGGTGGTCTGAGGGCGGCACAATCTCTGCAACGCCATCTCGGATTGCGTCGAATTGACAAAATCGAGCAGGCATCGGCATCAGCGGCGTTGTAGCATTCTTGCATTCAGGGCAGCCAAGGTTTATCACAGCACGAACGCGGAATAGCTGTTGGTAAATCGCCTTCTCATAAACAATCCGGGGTTGCTGGATAGATTATGGTATGGCCTGATACCTCCAACTAATGCCGCACGTCCAACTCCCGAGGAGGACAAAATGCGTCGAGGAGCCTTCGCGGTCATCTCGATTTTGGCTCTCATCTCAGCGGTGCAGGCACAGGAGGATTGGTGCGATGCGATACCCAACGCAAAAGTGAAGAGGGTTGTCTACTGCGAGTCTCTCCCGATAGGTACGACACAGGATGGAGCTTTCGCAGTAAGCCTTGAGTCCAAGTTCTTTGAAGGACTCCAGCGAACGAAAACAGACGGACGTGCCGAATTTCAGAAAGACAAGCGCGATGTCTCTGCGTACCCAGATTCATTCATAGTAGCCGTCGAAAAGAACCCCGTAATTGTGTCCACCGGATCGGGTACCATAATTGCGCCAGGGGGCCCGGACAAACCGGTCAAACAGAAGAAGCCGCGAAAGGTGATGCTGAGATGGCTAAGTGAGTCTGGAATTGTCATTCGGGAAATCACTGCTGATTTGGAAGAAATGCGGCAGCCGTGGCCCGAAATGAATCCTCCAGAGATTTGGTACAGGGCAAAAATCGACGGTGCCGCTGAGCCACTCAGTTCTGAACTGGAAATCGTTTTGATTGGCGAAAGTGGCGAACATCTTGGAGAGGTTAAACGCTTTCTCTGATCATATCTCCATCACGTAACCTATCCAGATTTGGCGGACGTGTGGAACCCTCTCGGAGTTCTTTATCGCTGTCTCCCCTTGGCCAGCAACCGCAGTATCTCGAAATACAACCAGATCAGGGTGACCATCAGGCCGAAGGCGCCGTACCACTCCATGTATTTTGGCGCGCCCGACTGTGCCCCGCGTTCGATGAAATCGAAATCCAGCACAAGGTTCAGCGCAGCAATGATCACCACAAAGATGCTGAATCCTATCCCGACAATTCCGGAACCGTAGATCGAGGAGCCGAAGTGGATGCCGAAGAATCCCAGCACCATCGTGATCAGGTAGACGAAGAAGATTCCGCCGGTAGCCGCAACTATGCCGAGCCGGAAGTTCTGGGTAACGGGAATCCACCGCGCGCGGTAAACGAGGAGTAGGACGACCAGCGTCCCAAACGTGAGGCTCACCGCCTGGATCGCGATTCCGGGGAATCGAACCTCGAACATCGCAGAGACGCCGCCGAGCACAAGTCCTTCCAGCAGTGCGTAGATCGGCGCGGTGACCGGCGCCCAAGTCTTTTTGAAGATGGTGACCATCGCAAACACGAGGCCACCGATAGCCCCAATCAATGTCAATGGGCCGAGGACCGCCGCATCCCGTGACTGCATGAACAGATGCCAGGTCCACGCAGCGGTAGCGATGGCACATATCAGGAGTAGCCCGGTCTTGTTGACCGTCCCCTCGATCGTCATTCGGTCTTCAAATGAACCTGCCGTCGCGTCGCGGAACGCGCGGTCGCTCAGGGCCGGGTTCGCCGTTCTCATCAGTTGGGCCAATGGAATCTCCTCGTTGATTTCTGTTCCATAGATTATCCCAATCCGGCCGCAGTCGCAGGAAAACGCTTGACCTTCACGTCACGACCTCGAGCGCGAAGCAATGAAGGAACTAACCGACAACTGAGACCCGGGAACTGGTTTAATCCCGTTTCGGAACTCCCCGGAAAGTTTCCTCATCATCAGGCCGCGACCCTCTTGACCGCATCATTTACAATTGCTCTGGACACAGTCTATCCAGCGGCGCCCCCAGTGGGCGCCGTCGCTTTTAGCGCTGAAGTCCGTTCTTCGGTTCTTCAGTTGTCCCGTGTCCCACGTCTGCCGCAGTTAGCAGGACGCGGGTCGGTTCGGCGGCTTAGAATCACATCGCTCTTTGACATACTCGTCGCTGCGGTAACGGCCCGCACCCGAGCCAAGGAAAAGAGCCTTGCGGCTTCCGTCGCAAGGCTCCTGCGTGCGCTTTGTCGAGAGGACAAAGCAACAAAGCGACATTAATCCAGGCTGTGCGGGATAGCCAATCCGCCACACGATGCAGACCGCCTACAACTTTCGTCGCTCTGCTACCGCGAGGCGGATCCTGAGAATGTCCACCTCATAACCATAAAAATGTCTGATAACGAGCAGCAAATCGACCGTCGTTCGTTACGCAAATCGTTGGAAACAATGGCCTTGTTTGGCTTTTTAGATTTAAGTTCCGTATGCGCAATATTTTAGCGGCGAAATCTCCGTAAAATATTGAAAACGAAGAACCGCAAAACAGGGGGGTGGGGGATTCCAGACAGCAGCATCGGAAATCGCCCCGCTTTGATCTTCACGAACCAGGAACGAACGAACGAACTTACTGCTTGCGCTGAATGCTCAGCATCGTCAGATCATCGGAATAAGGTTCTGAACCCACGAAGTTCCGCACGTCGCCGAGGCAAGCGCCGATGAGATCCGCTGGCGCGCGTCCCGATTGCTTGCCGATCAGCGATACGATCCGTTCGACGCCGTACTCATCGTCGGCGCAGCGCGCTTCCGAGAGACCATCGGTATAGAGGAACAGCGAGTCTCCAGGATCGAGCTGTAATCGCGTCGGCGCGAATTCCGCCTCGCAGAACATCCCCAGCGGCAATCCGGTCGATTCCAGGCGCAGCACGCCGCCTTGTCCGGTGGCAATTGCCGGAAGATGTCCGGCGTTGTGGATCTCAACCTGCCCATCAGGCTTCGCCTGCCCACAGATGAGCGTTGCGTACTGTCCCGCAAGCGCGCTCTCGCAGAACAGCCGATTTGCGTGCGTGACGATGTCGCGCAGCGGCAGCGACATGGCAGTCAGGCTGCGGAACATCGCATGTAGCTGCGTCATCAGCATCGAGGCAGCAACCCCTTTGCCGGAGACATCGCCGAGCGCGAAGAACAGCCTTCCATCGGAAGGAATCAGGTCCAGGTAATCGCCACTGACCGGACCGAGCGGTGCATAGTGATAGCAGGTTTCCCAGACGCCCGCCCGAAGGTTCGGCTTGGGCAACAGGTTGCGCTGCACTTCGGCTGCGAGATCGAGGTCGCGCTGAAGCGCCGTTCGCTGCGACGCCGAGAGATGGTCAAGGCAATACCGGACCAGCGGATCGGCCAGCAATCGGACCTGCTCGACCGGTTCGTGGCACTCCTCGCAGTAACCGTAAGTGCCTTTGTCCATGCGGTTGAGCGCAGAATCGACTTCCCGGAGGAGCGCGGCGAGGCTGCCGTCGCCCGGCACCAGGGCAATCGCCTGCTGCAGACGGCGTTTGCGCTCTTCGAGTTGGTTGTGCAGGAAACTGACCTCGAGTGTAGCCATGGCACTCTCCGCCGGAAATGGTAGTTCCGAATATTGGATTCCGCAGTGATGAAGAGAGATGAAATTGATTTAATTACGCGCAAGAAAAACCGCCATCTGCGAAGAACAGAGGTGGGTCAGCGAACGGGAAAGCAGAGTTCCGACCTGCCGAGCCGTCGAAATTGGCGTGAGTCGCACCTTGCAGTTACAATGAGTGTTTCCCGTTCGTGCGACATTTCAGGAAGGACCCGGCGAACTAATAATGTTCTCTTTTTGGTCAAAGGCCGGTTTGGCGGTGCTGCTGACGGTGGTGCTGCTGAGCCTGGGCTGTAATGATGTCTACCGTCCCATCGTCACTCCAATCCCGCTTCCGGGCGGCGACCCCAGCGGCGCTGACTACGTTGCCGTGTTGAACCAGAACCCTTCTGGCGATCGCGACGTAGTCTCGTTTCTCGACGTCAGCGGCGATACCAATATCGGGAACCGGCAGGTCGGGCCGGGTGCGGCGTGGATGACGTGGACAGCAGGCAAGTCGGCGGTCATTGTTCCGAATTCGACGCTGGATACTTCCACCCAGACTTCGTATGCGACTTCGGTCGTTGGGACTGCATCGCTTCTGTCGGGTTCGGATCCGGTGTATGCGTATTCACGCAGCGGTTCGTACATGTACATACTGAATCGCGGAACGAATTCGGATTGTCCGAGCAGCGGGTCGATCGGTGTGCTGCTGACGAGCAGCAATTCATTGCAGACCGATATCTGTGTCGGGCCGCATCCGACGTTTTTCACGCAGACGCCCGACGGCCAGCGGCTGATTGTGCTGGACGATACGCTCAACCAGGCGTGGATTATCAACGTCGTCTCCAACACCATTGAGGCCAAGCTTCCAGTGGGAACAAGCCCGGCGTGGGCGGTGGTGAGCCCGAACAGCAGCACGGCGTACGTGGTGAACAAGGGCAGCGGCGACATGACGGTCCTGGACATCGCGAACGATGCCGTTCGGAACGCCAGTATTGCGACGAATGGAAGTTCGCCGGTGTACATTGCGATGGACACGAAGCGCACGCGGGTTTACGTCTCAAACCAGGGCAGCGATTCTGTCTCCGTTTTCGATATTTCGGGTGTGACGCCGGTGCAATTGACGGCGCCGGTAAGCGTCGGATCGGGCGCCTCACCTTATTCAATCGCGGTTCTGGCGGACGGTTCGGCAGTCTTCGTTGCGGACACGGCGACCAACGTGGTGACGCGGATCGACGGGAATAGTTTCTTGCCGACGCAAATTCCAATTTCGCAGGTGGCCGGATCGAAGGTCACGTGGGTGGCGGCTTCGATCGCGGGCGCGAGAGTTTACGCAACCTTCACGGAACCAACCGACATGAATAATGGGACGGCCATCATCCGGACCTCGGATAATGCACTGGTGGCGACGATCGATGCGCCGCGACAGGATGTGCCGAGCTGCGATCCGACGGTGGCGACGTGCAATCCGGCCAGGATGAGGCCAGTGCTGGTGATGGGAAGACAGTAAGACAGTAGGGTTTGGTAGTAGGTGAAGGGCGGGAGCGATCGATCCCGCCCTTTCCGTTTG
Protein-coding regions in this window:
- a CDS encoding DUF92 domain-containing protein; amino-acid sequence: MESLPPTVFLAAVMTHNSLFVAPLTGEIAALARVLPAFAVTIVFALLAWGMRGVTARGALAGFLCTFFIATAAGYGGFVTVLVVFALTLFATHFGQHRKLAAGIAELKGGRRGYQVLANLSAAAIVAVPAIFSPRVAPLLFAAMTAALCEAASDTVSSEIGKAVARRSHLITNLHSVAAGADGGITFQGTLAGIIAAWIIAAVAASLNVISDYWIFPAMIAGVVGMLFDSVLGATLQRPGRLGNDSVNFISTALAACLTLGYGLLLMS
- a CDS encoding Ku protein — encoded protein: MPASVWTGYLTFGLISMPVRLFSGARDERVSFHMLHRKDLSRVKQQLICAEDGEVVERDDIVKGYEFRKGEYVVIDPEEIKRIEPKTAKAMEILEFVPSSEVDPLYFDASYYLRPEEAGKRPYALLSKAMEQTRYVAIAKLTMHNREYTVFLRPHEGGLMLHTMYYEDEVRHMEETGTENVELKEAEVKIAHQLIEALAADFEPEKYHDTFQENLKELIQAKLEGKEVAEVEKPKKMEPAVDLMSALKASLDKMDKKKPQRVEHVEAAERTHAAAKKKPGKKRGAA
- a CDS encoding glycoside hydrolase family 75 protein, coding for MNSARGAAGWTSLPILISAVTFGIVLLLAPSCLASQEPPCHNGSGKAEFLSHHSGLLVFRAGMTIDADGSPHAYSPVPGAGLDALHNAGSPGHWDGILTDDGEPVVQGPDDPAPGYYISQTALEDESQSSRSQRRFVNSEEIPYISLPRCISGPRLGDVAIVVNSHNGRWSPAILADEGPTTGEGSIALAKALDVNADPLHGGIDGGIVYIVFKKSGIGSAMGTDDMLKIVQDKLADPDIQDSVSDAVGSILDVSAMLEPGGGDVQASDTAEPAE
- a CDS encoding Bax inhibitor-1/YccA family protein, producing the protein MRTANPALSDRAFRDATAGSFEDRMTIEGTVNKTGLLLICAIATAAWTWHLFMQSRDAAVLGPLTLIGAIGGLVFAMVTIFKKTWAPVTAPIYALLEGLVLGGVSAMFEVRFPGIAIQAVSLTFGTLVVLLLVYRARWIPVTQNFRLGIVAATGGIFFVYLITMVLGFFGIHFGSSIYGSGIVGIGFSIFVVIIAALNLVLDFDFIERGAQSGAPKYMEWYGAFGLMVTLIWLYFEILRLLAKGRQR
- a CDS encoding SpoIIE family protein phosphatase; translation: MATLEVSFLHNQLEERKRRLQQAIALVPGDGSLAALLREVDSALNRMDKGTYGYCEECHEPVEQVRLLADPLVRYCLDHLSASQRTALQRDLDLAAEVQRNLLPKPNLRAGVWETCYHYAPLGPVSGDYLDLIPSDGRLFFALGDVSGKGVAASMLMTQLHAMFRSLTAMSLPLRDIVTHANRLFCESALAGQYATLICGQAKPDGQVEIHNAGHLPAIATGQGGVLRLESTGLPLGMFCEAEFAPTRLQLDPGDSLFLYTDGLSEARCADDEYGVERIVSLIGKQSGRAPADLIGACLGDVRNFVGSEPYSDDLTMLSIQRKQ
- a CDS encoding YncE family protein — encoded protein: MFSFWSKAGLAVLLTVVLLSLGCNDVYRPIVTPIPLPGGDPSGADYVAVLNQNPSGDRDVVSFLDVSGDTNIGNRQVGPGAAWMTWTAGKSAVIVPNSTLDTSTQTSYATSVVGTASLLSGSDPVYAYSRSGSYMYILNRGTNSDCPSSGSIGVLLTSSNSLQTDICVGPHPTFFTQTPDGQRLIVLDDTLNQAWIINVVSNTIEAKLPVGTSPAWAVVSPNSSTAYVVNKGSGDMTVLDIANDAVRNASIATNGSSPVYIAMDTKRTRVYVSNQGSDSVSVFDISGVTPVQLTAPVSVGSGASPYSIAVLADGSAVFVADTATNVVTRIDGNSFLPTQIPISQVAGSKVTWVAASIAGARVYATFTEPTDMNNGTAIIRTSDNALVATIDAPRQDVPSCDPTVATCNPARMRPVLVMGRQ